Below is a genomic region from Brassica rapa cultivar Chiifu-401-42 chromosome A08, CAAS_Brap_v3.01, whole genome shotgun sequence.
CCGTCCAGAGCTTCCTTTCTGTATATATTCCACCAGATACTGAGCATTTGTTATTtactaaaaacaacaaaacagaaCAAACTGAAAAACTGAAGAAGACAGACCTGGTGTCTGCTTTTGATCCGTTCACCGGTCCTTCATAAAACTGCATACAGAGAAAACAGTTTAATCCAAATGAGAAATGATGAAGACATGGAGAATTATTATAAACTCACCTTGGATTCCATTTCCTTGCTAGGATCTAAAATATGAGCAAGTACATCCAGAATCTGCAACGCATTGTTCACAACAGATGATTAGATAATAGGCCTGCGGGTTCAGTTTCTTCGGTTAGTTCGGGTTGGTCAAAATCTCACCGAAGAGAACCGAAAAAGTTTGGTTCAGTTTATTAgtttagtttcaaaaaatttaaccgaaattttcggttttgcggtttggtggtttaaattgaataaaatttttaaaaatcaattaattttggttATTTCGATTCAGATTTTGGTTATTTCGATTTggattttggttagttcggttaaaAATCCCAGTCCTAAAAGATAGCAAAGAAGGATGGAGAAAGAAAACGAAGTCAGACCTGTTCAGTAATGCTTAGTGAGATCTCTGGCTGCTTCAGAAGATTAATAAAAAATGGCACAGCACCTTCAGCTTCAATCCTCTTGCAAACAGTGCGGCTGCATTAACATCAAAGTGTTAATAACTAATCACAAAACCTCTgcttaagttaaaaaaaaaaagtacacaAAGTACCTAAGAGACAAGTTTTTCAAAGCACGGATGACAGGTACTTTAACACCCTCTCCGTTGTTGTTAGCTAAAAGCTGAACAAGAGGCTTCACAGCTCCAGCTTCCATGAACGAAACCCTCATCTCCTCATTGATACACGCGTCAGCAACCGACTCCGCAGCTCTCGACACAGCCACTTCGTCAGCCAATCCAAGAATCAACACCAAACGAGCCACACCATCTACACAAGGAAGAAGAGTCAGCTGCTGCTGCTGATTCTGATTCTGATTCTGCTGTGATTCCCCTGGACGTTCGGATTTTAACTCCTTCTCAAACTCAATAGCTCCAATACGAGCAAGGAACTGCTGGTTCGTCCTCCCAACTATCGCTTTAGTTTTAGCTTCGTCTACTTCGTCAACACCCTCGTCAACGTTTAAACCAAGGAGAAGCTCGGATGCGCCGAATCTAGAAGGAGCTTTTGCTGTCTGCTCGATCTTTACCCCGTCTGGTAAGCTAGGCCATGAGTAAAGATCCGGTCTAAACGACTTGTAAGCATCTGCACCAATTATAGGAATGGGCACAACACCTTCCTCAATAACAAGAATCCTGTAGTACTCATCTTTAGCTAGCTCCAAAAGAACGTTCCTCGCTTCTTTTCTAATCACTTTAGACTCTTTGTTCTCGCCTTTCAACAGTTTTGCTAGTTTGGGTATGACTCCTACTTCCACCATAATCTTGTGGTTAGAGCTGCTAAGAGATAAATTAGCCAAAACTCCACCAGCTgcttccttcacattaacatcatcatcttcaaggaAAGTAAGGAGGAGCTTAAGGATGTCAAAGTCTGCAgccttctctctaactccttcgTCCACAGTTAGATTCCACAGAGCACATATGCTTTGCTCTTTCACCACTGTAGCTAACGAAGGTCTGCTTAAGAGAGCGGTTATCTCCTCCAAGGCTCCACTCTCAGCGACAAGCTCTCTGTAAAGATTCACGGAAGCTATGGAGCGTAGTAGACCAGCGGCAGCTTCGCAGGTGGAGGTGGAATCGGATTTGAGAAGAGTGATGATGAGATTCAGACAGCCGTGGAACTGCATTATCGCGTCGATGCACTTCTTCCCGCCTAGAGAGTACTTCCATAGGGCTTCCACGGCTTGTTCTCTGTCGAGAGGGTCGTTGTCTAAACCGAGCATCCGCACGAACAAGGCCACGTGGCTTTCGCTTCTTCTCGCTTCTTCGTTATCATCAACCTAAGCTTGTAGGGACAATGAAAAGTATCAACCTTTAAGCTTATAGGGACGAAAAGCATCAACCTTTATGTTCCGATTAGTACACAAACAGAGGAGGGACTTACAGAAGTTGCAGAGGTTTGTTCTGTGGTGTCGGAGTGTCCGGCTTCTTCAATACAGTGGGGACGGTGGAAACTCGATTTGGGATTGGAGAAAGCGTGACGGAGAGGGTGATTCGAGTGGGTAAGTGTAGGGAAGGGGGTGAAGGAGAGGTCGTGTCTTCTTCTTATAGGTTGTGTTTTGGCTGAGAGAGTGAGGAACTTGGTTTGTGTGGTTGAGATTGGGGATAGACGGGAACAAGGAACGGTGGAAGATACTGTGGAGAGTGACATCAGAGACTCGAAGAGTCTTCTGTTCTGTCTGAAGTTCGTTCGATGGGTGAGAGATGATAAACCTGGAGATGAATCTAGTCGATGTTTTTCTTTCGGCGAACTCCTTTTGTTTGGGTTTTCTAGTTCTGTACCGGTTTGGTTAAGAGGGCTGATAAACCGGATAAAATATAACGGTTCTATAATTGAATGTTATGTTACAATTTTTGTTTGAGAGAGTGATATTGGCTTATTTTTTGGACATATCTATAAATCAGGTCTGAacgaaataatatttttaaaaatcggtCAAAACGTCTGTATAATAATAACCACCGTCTAGCAATTTTTATGAACATTATTTCTGAATAAACCTAAATTACTGTACAGTCCTCTGATAGCTGCAGGCAGACCGTGACGTGATCCAGATTGGTATCCAGTGCTGTGTTCACGGAGACGTTGTATAGTGTGATGTTCAATAGTGAATGACGATGAGACAATTGGCTAACTATCCATTGAAGTCTTTTCTAGAGCTTAAGATTCAATGGATAGTAAGCCAATAGTCCATTCCTAATTCGCAATTCAAACGTATAGAAAATAGAGATATGTCACTACAGGTTTCAGGATGTTATGGCTAACAAAATGATTATAGGACTTTGGAGAAGTGATCTAGAAGTTCAGAGAGGTCAAGGCTGATCGGTCATCCATTGGATCAGTCAATCTGTGCAAAATAAGCAAGATAAACTTTATATGATGATGTAAAAAGGTGAAATTTAACTTTATTGTTCCCAGAAAggtaaagaaaacaaagaacacCATTTATCTCTCAAATTAGAAACAACATTCTCAGCACCTTACTACAACTTGTGAGTTTTGTCTGAACAAAACTCCCAAGCGTGACTATAAAGACAGACTCATCAGCCTAACCTCTCCTAATTCTTCTGGCCAGGTTTCAAAAACTTTGTCATACAAAAGGCAGCTTTTTCAAACACTTCTCTAAACCAATACGATAAGAAAACTTTACTTTCTCTTCGATTATCGTCACCATCCAACTGTTTTCGCTTgagtttttttggttaaaaaaaaaaaactcaagcgAAAACAGTTGGATGGTGACGATAATCTGTCATTACTGACTCAGTGAATTTGTTGAGGTCCCAGGATTCCACTTGGTTTTTCAGCTCGGCTATAGCCTCAAAGTTTTGCCAAGTCTTATGAGTTCATCATTTTGCCTTTACGAAACAAATTGTTAAACTTTAGGCACATTATTAAATGTGTGAATAAAGTGATGGTAGCACAGTGGTAATTTCTTGGAGTTTGGTGTGTACTCACATCAATCTTAAATTTGATTCTTTTTTGGGAACTAAATTATCATTATTTGATCAGTTTGGATTTAGACTTCGGTCCAAATGGTTTACATGGTGGATCGTAACTAATGATCGGTTCACCTGATATTAGTCGAAAAGTATTCCAAATTCGATAGTGTAGTAGCCAACCCATTCTATAGCACTAAGTGCATTTTAGCCGATaggatttatcaaaaaaaaaaattaatgtgtgCCCCATTATCGAGGCTTTAAACCCAAACAAGATTTGACTCCAGCTCTAAATCAAGAATTGGCCATATGTATCTGTCTTCCTCCTATATAGCCCATGGCTAGGCATAGCCCGACACGAGATCTTCGTAAACCAATCATTTAACGTATTAAGAAATCGATCTAATACGCAGCTAGCATACGCACATGCAAATTTATTCTACTAATGCCCATCAAACGTATAGGAAACATTATCTAGTTTTTTGGGCATAAGAAACGTTATCTAGTTCTTGAAAGAACAATCTCCTGTACTAAAGAATGTGGCTACcacatttttttctaataactCTAAAGGTTTTCCAGATCCAATGCACCTCGGAGTCTTGTATTGACCAATGGAAGCACCTTGCGAGATGAAGAAATCCATGAGAGAATCAAATGTCCCATGAAGAAccacctttatctccaatggtCCTACAGTTTTTTCCCTAAACCGGCATCTCTTGTAAACATTGTCAAATGAATCTTCCATTACTAAACAACATTCCGAGAATGCATCTCCCTTGAGTTCCATGCATATGTGCTTTGTCTTGTCTTCTCTTTTATCTTCTACTTCCCAGTAAATCACGTAGTGACCTGGAATGGTGGAGATATCTCCATGGCTGGTAAAGTCTGTGAGCATGAGACCTGATGAGTTAATAATGAGTTTTGCTCGATTCACCGCGTTAAACAAATCTTCTTCGTTAGTCTTGTCCATATCAATGCTTAAAACCACGTTGTCTCTTCTTATAAACCTAAGCTGAGGTGCTTTGTTGTAGAAACCAGTCACCAGTAGAATATCTCCAACTCTTATTCTATACAAACCTGAAAGAGGGAAATATTCATATTAGCATCGTAAAAAAAAAGGGATCACgttgcttttctttttattatctaGATAGATATTGGGTGAAATGCGTAGTAGTTCTAAACGCATTTTCATgatatcattaaaaatattaaaatatagtttttaaaaagtgGGATAAAAGAGAAAATGAGAGAAATTTCTCTTGTGCAAgaaattttaagaatttttttgaaagattcTTCACTTGTCATGTTTCTAGTagtatattttaaagaaaataaattttcgttaattttctttcaatattaatataataaagtgAGACACTGTGTTTGAAAAACCCAACCGATAATGATGCTCCATACATGCATGTCCTTAGACTACAAAGAGAGTTAGCTACCCACTCTAACAAACCAGTAACCCACACACTAGTCTTACTAAAAGGATGCATTTTGTTTATAATCATCATGCAGTATGAAACATTTATTACTTAGTTCACCTGAAAAATTTGTGACCACAAGTTCATAAGAGCATCCAAGTTTCAAATCTGCAAGGTCAACAACATCGTTCTCGTCTCCATCCAGTGGTATAAACTCGAAGTAGGAGACATTGGGCATGATCGTGTAAGAAACATCCTCAGGCTTGCACAATGGGTTGAGATTTAACCCAAACGTTGTCTCCGAAGAAGCATAGATTGTTGAAACGAGAGGCAACATATCATTACAGTAATAGTTCAATGTGGGAACATACTGCGCCATTGAACCTGTAACAAtagtttcaatatattttgttcTTGGCCAGAGTCTTTTGAGTATACCTTTCCAACACTTCTCGTTGCATATTTTTTCAACCGTGTTGGCCACTTCAGGGTGAGGCCCACCAAGAACCATAGACACGGAGTCACGACAACCGGGATCTGTGATCCACTCGCTGAGCTGACCTGATCGGATGTTTGAACACAACTCCTCCCATGAATCTTCAAGAAACTTGATTGCTCGGACCATGACTGAAGCAAAGATAGAACCCATTCTCGTAACCTCATTTCTTTGAACCAGGCCACAAAGTAAATGGCAGTAGAGACTCTGTTTGTTGTCTGGACATAGTATGACTTCATCGGGGCTAGTGTAAGTGTAATACCAGTTACATGGACGGTTCTTGAAGTAGCTGCTTTTTAAATAGCTACTGCTTGCGGTTCGAGCAGGCAAGCCCGAGGCGGTGGTAGATTCGAGTTTGGTGAAGTAAAACATCATCGCCTTTCCCTTCTCTAGGCCTTTCACATAACTAGCCAGTGCAAGAATACATTATATTTCTTTTCTCTTATAAGTTATTTACATCATAACGAGTTTGGTTTAAAGTATGGACTTACTTGGTTATAACGTGCATCCGAAGATCATACATGAACGTCAAGTAGTCCAAGAACTTTTCGTTCCATGGCATAATCTTTTGAGCTCCTCCTGACGTTCCCGAACTACATTATAAACACTTTAAGAATTAGGCATTTATTGAAATTTACGAAAATGGTAAGATCATATTGAATCTTCTTGATttgtcattttttatttataaataaaacataagcaAAATTTTCATAAGCATGCAAACGCAAAGCAATCATGATCTTAGTTTCATATACAATGCATCCTTTTATTTTTACCTTAGTAAGAAACCGGTAATAGGCCGGGTTGATATGACATTGGAAGGCTCTCCATTCGCTACACGTTGGATATATGGCTTAACATCTTCATAAGTCCCCACAGGTACATTCTTCTTGAAAATCTCTTTATCAAATTTCCCATGGAAGAAGCGTTGGAGATACTCTGTGTTTGTGTTGAGTGTGAGTATCTCCTCCAATACATTGTCTTGAATCTGCTTTACATTTGATGTCAAATCCTCTAGAATTTTCAGTTTATCATTTGCTTTCTCGGTGAGAACAGAGATTACACTCATAGCTGGTTATATCTATGACTTTGAATTACACTCATCCTTCTATAAGTAgagaaaaaatatgatttaataacACTTAGTAGTTCGTGAAGCACAATGAATAGATTAAAAATGGTCACAACTATTTGGGGAACGTGTGAAATGATTTTTGGAAAGATTTTAAGCTACCAAAAAATGATTCATGTACGTTGTACCTTTGAAGAACCTGCTTTGGGATAGGTTACTTAACAGCTTAAAGATAACTTAATGTACTGTTGTAACTTGTAACTAAAGGTATCCATATCTCCTCGCTGCCGCCAGCTCACATACAATATCAGTTAGCTGAATGGAAATTTAAACTTCACTTCAACTTACtaaattttatctttttgttcTAAATATGTCGGTCCTTTTCGGGTGTGACTTCTCGTCGACCCCACGTGACATAAATCAATTTAAGAACtctaataaaaccaaagaaaCCGTTCAAGATATATGGCCCCAAGGGGTTTGCAAGAGTCAAGAAGGATGGACTCCAAACGCCATCGAGTCATCGACCGTCCAAACCTACTGGATAATGTATTCACATGTAAAGGTCACATCGACTTCAATATCTTTTGCCAACGCCCAACGGTTTCACATTTTTTATACAACTGTAAACATGAGACCGAGACTTAAAATCCCATAAAAATATCACCACTAGATGTTTGTATTAGAAGAAGCCAACCAGATACTTTCAAACTAGGAGACATCATGTTTATGTAGTAGTAAGACTAGATTAACAATGTctttatcaaatattaaaaaaaaaaaaaagtacataGTGGATTGACTACTCCATCAAAACATTAACTTTCTTGATTGATAAAAGCAGTCAACGTCTTCTTACGCTGCTACTCCATATCGCAATCTCAGGAACCAAAAGAAAGTTACTCCAggagaagaaaaataataaagacATTGAACATGTAACCCCGACACGTCGGTAACTTGCGCGTAAAGCAAACTTACTGGTAACCTAAACTGATTTTGCAGACAAAGCCCAAACGAGAACTTGTAAATTTATTACAAAGACGCATGTTTCAGTTTGAACATAAGAAACAAATCATTATTTCAgtttcaaaaacaagaaaaaaaaaaagaacaaaaagacaCAAACCCAATAATCTCGAACATTCAAGGTTACATTAAGACAACAAGTAGTCTAATGAGTAGTGACTTTAAGACTGAAAGATTTGTTAATCCAAGCCCTAAAGCTTCTTTTCCTAGCTCCATTAATGGGGAAACTCGATCTTCTTCCATTGTCTTGTTcctcaatcttcttcttctcctcctctggCTTCTCACACAGCATAAAGTTCCTCGCTCCCAACGACCCAATCGCTTCCCATGGACTCAGAGctgcacaaacaaacaaaaaaactcagaaataaataaactaaactTTTATCAAACAAAAGCATTGATTGATCTCATACCTTCAGGTCCAACCATGGGGCAATAGAAAAGAAAATCGTTAAAGTCGGATCCGAGAATCGGAAGCCGACCTTCACGAGCGTAACATTTAAGAGCAGTGTCGATCACATTAGCGACGAGGTCTCCTTCGTAAGCCACGAACCGGATCGGACCGGCGCTACCGAGAAACGCGACGCTGATCAAGATCCGGTTCCCCTTAATATTAACcgtctctctcttcttcttcttgtgcttgTTGTACATCAACATCTTCTTTCACGGGGGTCGAGGCCGAGGCAACGGTAGTACCAGCCTTCCTTGCAAGATCCGAAAGCGAAAACAGTGTCTAAAGATGAAGGGATGTGCATAAGATTGTTATCACCGATCGGAGTAGGTTCCACCATTCACGAACGTCGTCACCGGAGAAGAAGCGAGAGAGATTTGGGTGTTCGTGAGaaccgagaggaggaagaggaagaagagagatgaCAAAAACGAATTTGTGATTTGCGAGATGAGAGGGGTGTAGGTTTTGTATATAAATCAAAGAACATACGTTTTTGTCGGGTTGGGTTTTTCTGTTTCGTATAAATAACCGAACTAAACCGAGCTATATTTTGGTTACAACTCAGGTTATACGGTTCGGTTTTGGTATTATTATGTGTTCAACCGAGCTATATTTTGGTTGAAACTTGAAACTCAGGTTATGCGGTTTGGTTTCGGTATTATTATGAGTTCCAAATTAAACTGAAATCGTTTCTTATATttcgttttttcttttaatttggtAAATAACATAACTAATTGGATAAAATTTGGTGTAGTTCAGTTTATTGTTAGAGAATTAGGTTTATTCGGTTTCTTTAATTGCTATTTTTTAAACCGATGGTTCTGTTTGCCAAATCGAATCAAAACCGATTGAATTTTAAGATTTGCCGATTATGTCTTAGCTATAACCGAATGTTAAGCCAAAGTGATAGGCTGATATGAATATATAAACTAGGTCTGTTGCTTTCTCGGTTTTTTTAAccgatggtttttttttttgctaaaagccCTACATGGTCTGTTGTATATTTGTTGGAAAGAGCTGGTGGATGAGAATCACGCTGACATCTTTCAAATTTTTCGCATCCTGGTGTGTACGGATTTTCAGGTTCTGGTGGGTGGCACGTTGCAGGATATTTAGGATTACAACGAGCTGGAGAATCGCCAGACCCTATTGCTGGATATCCAATATAGTTTCCAGCTCCCATTTTCACCGTGCTCATAAACACACATGATACGAGCAGTACCACGAGAATAGACCTATTTGTTTCTTTCATATTGCTCatgattttatgtttttgtttttgtaagaaagaaaagaaatcaaTGTGTGATATTTATAGTGAAATCTTTATGCCATCCATGCATGCAGTTGTATGATTTTTACTGAACAATAGGATACTCCCccacttttattttgttttacaatACTTGTCGTTTACAAACTTCAAGACAAAATATAGCAAAAGTGGACTTCTTTTGCCCTTTGTTTTATCTCTGTCGTAATTATAGTCTAAattgtggaagcaccgtagcctattggttaagatttaaaggcttctacacccagat
It encodes:
- the LOC103835679 gene encoding uncharacterized protein LOC103835679 isoform X1, which produces MSLSTVSSTVPCSRLSPISTTQTKFLTLSAKTQPIRRRHDLSFTPFPTLTHSNHPLRHAFSNPKSSFHRPHCIEEAGHSDTTEQTSATSVDDNEEARRSESHVALFVRMLGLDNDPLDREQAVEALWKYSLGGKKCIDAIMQFHGCLNLIITLLKSDSTSTCEAAAGLLRSIASVNLYRELVAESGALEEITALLSRPSLATVVKEQSICALWNLTVDEGVREKAADFDILKLLLTFLEDDDVNVKEAAGGVLANLSLSSSNHKIMVEVGVIPKLAKLLKGENKESKVIRKEARNVLLELAKDEYYRILVIEEGVVPIPIIGADAYKSFRPDLYSWPSLPDGVKIEQTAKAPSRFGASELLLGLNVDEGVDEVDEAKTKAIVGRTNQQFLARIGAIEFEKELKSERPGESQQNQNQNQQQQLTLLPCVDGVARLVLILGLADEVAVSRAAESVADACINEEMRVSFMEAGAVKPLVQLLANNNGEGVKVPVIRALKNLSLSRTVCKRIEAEGAVPFFINLLKQPEISLSITEQILDVLAHILDPSKEMESKFYEGPVNGSKADTRKEALDGSVISRLVQIAKTASPNLLRKAISVIEFGTVTDPTMDTIISEDVTTLLDVALRQRVLDEPENEAEELEKHLLELEEAGVTISAASRLLTKLLDSESFRQTVDVTLFTELLRKILRSNLPLHYKDWVASCLVKLTSLSSSSPSLNNPVNVEVTLYKTIPSLVEQMSFSSTPEAKEAAVLELNKIVSEGVPESTQALASHGGIEPLVKLLEERNERCVEASLSVLYNLSMDSENHTAIIRAGAVPVLRRIVMSQRPQWEKALRLLRDLPV
- the LOC103835679 gene encoding uncharacterized protein LOC103835679 isoform X2, with product MLGLDNDPLDREQAVEALWKYSLGGKKCIDAIMQFHGCLNLIITLLKSDSTSTCEAAAGLLRSIASVNLYRELVAESGALEEITALLSRPSLATVVKEQSICALWNLTVDEGVREKAADFDILKLLLTFLEDDDVNVKEAAGGVLANLSLSSSNHKIMVEVGVIPKLAKLLKGENKESKVIRKEARNVLLELAKDEYYRILVIEEGVVPIPIIGADAYKSFRPDLYSWPSLPDGVKIEQTAKAPSRFGASELLLGLNVDEGVDEVDEAKTKAIVGRTNQQFLARIGAIEFEKELKSERPGESQQNQNQNQQQQLTLLPCVDGVARLVLILGLADEVAVSRAAESVADACINEEMRVSFMEAGAVKPLVQLLANNNGEGVKVPVIRALKNLSLSRTVCKRIEAEGAVPFFINLLKQPEISLSITEQILDVLAHILDPSKEMESKFYEGPVNGSKADTRKEALDGSVISRLVQIAKTASPNLLRKAISVIEFGTVTDPTMDTIISEDVTTLLDVALRQRVLDEPENEAEELEKHLLELEEAGVTISAASRLLTKLLDSESFRQTVDVTLFTELLRKILRSNLPLHYKDWVASCLVKLTSLSSSSPSLNNPVNVEVTLYKTIPSLVEQMSFSSTPEAKEAAVLELNKIVSEGVPESTQALASHGGIEPLVKLLEERNERCVEASLSVLYNLSMDSENHTAIIRAGAVPVLRRIVMSQRPQWEKALRLLRDLPV
- the LOC103835680 gene encoding 4-substituted benzoates-glutamate ligase GH3.12, giving the protein MSVISVLTEKANDKLKILEDLTSNVKQIQDNVLEEILTLNTNTEYLQRFFHGKFDKEIFKKNVPVGTYEDVKPYIQRVANGEPSNVISTRPITGFLLSSGTSGGAQKIMPWNEKFLDYLTFMYDLRMHVITNYVKGLEKGKAMMFYFTKLESTTASGLPARTASSSYLKSSYFKNRPCNWYYTYTSPDEVILCPDNKQSLYCHLLCGLVQRNEVTRMGSIFASVMVRAIKFLEDSWEELCSNIRSGQLSEWITDPGCRDSVSMVLGGPHPEVANTVEKICNEKCWKGILKRLWPRTKYIETIVTGSMAQYVPTLNYYCNDMLPLVSTIYASSETTFGLNLNPLCKPEDVSYTIMPNVSYFEFIPLDGDENDVVDLADLKLGCSYELVVTNFSGLYRIRVGDILLVTGFYNKAPQLRFIRRDNVVLSIDMDKTNEEDLFNAVNRAKLIINSSGLMLTDFTSHGDISTIPGHYVIYWEVEDKREDKTKHICMELKGDAFSECCLVMEDSFDNVYKRCRFREKTVGPLEIKVVLHGTFDSLMDFFISQGASIGQYKTPRCIGSGKPLELLEKNVVATFFSTGDCSFKN
- the LOC103835681 gene encoding uncharacterized protein At4g22758, with amino-acid sequence MLMYNKHKKKKRETVNIKGNRILISVAFLGSAGPIRFVAYEGDLVANVIDTALKCYAREGRLPILGSDFNDFLFYCPMVGPEALSPWEAIGSLGARNFMLCEKPEEEKKKIEEQDNGRRSSFPINGARKRSFRAWINKSFSLKVTTH
- the LOC103835682 gene encoding protein RALF-like 3, which gives rise to MSNMKETNRSILVVLLVSCVFMSTVKMGAGNYIGYPAIGSGDSPARCNPKYPATCHPPEPENPYTPGCEKFERCQRDSHPPALSNKYTTDHVGLLAKKKTIG